The sequence TATCCTCAAGCGGGGTTTTCCGTTTTCAATTTCAAGAGAAACATCAATATCAGCATATCCCTGTGATTTCAACTCATTTATTTTCGCGTTCAGGACGGCAATAACCTTCTGTTTATCATAGTTTGCAGGGAGCTCATTGAGCTTGCTGAACAGTTTTTCATCCTGCGGGGCTTCCTCATCCTGATGCGCCTCCGCGTAAGGGTTTTTGATAAAGCCGTCTCTTATGCCCATGTCACGCTGAATCTTCTGGCGTATGGACAGAAAACGGGCAGTAAGATTATTAAATTTAAATCGCAGGCTGGTATTCGTCAGCGGTTTGCGGTTGTAGTTCTGAACAATGTTGTTGATCTCCCGCTCGACAGAGGAGGGAGGAAGTTTCAGGTTACCCCTGATATACTGCTCATACTCAAACTTCATCTTTATGATGAGCTTTTCAAGCCGCTCAATATCTTCCTTCGCCGTTTTCGGATCCATTTCTCGTCATCCTCTGTCTGCGCGCCAGTCCGTCCAGCACCATATTTACCAAGCTTATCATAACCGCGGCGCCCAGAGCGGGTAAGAATCCTTCCGCCACTATATCCTTCACAATTACCGATGTTATCTTGACATACAAAGCGTTGAAAATAACATAAGCAAGCCCAAGGCTGAACACCTGAAGGGGAAGTGTGAGGACAACCATCAGCGGGCGTATGAAAATGTGCAGAAAAGTAAGGACAACGGATGCGCTTATCAGGCTCAGCATATCCCCTGTCGCAAATCCGGG is a genomic window of Geovibrio thiophilus containing:
- a CDS encoding phage holin family protein codes for the protein MFRQYSFSMNINSFIIYRIFANLVAFWVAGKTIPGFATGDMLSLISASVVLTFLHIFIRPLMVVLTLPLQVFSLGLAYVIFNALYVKITSVIVKDIVAEGFLPALGAAVMISLVNMVLDGLARRQRMTRNGSENGEGRY